CTCTCTTTTTATTTTTTTGTTCTATGAGGAGTGATATCTTTTTTTATCCCTTTTGTCAAGTATCTCATCAACCATTTTTATTATACAGCCTTTTTAATTTGACAAATATTTTTTTTTATAGTATAATTAATCAAATTTGAAAATTTATAAAGATAGTAAGAAAAATTGATTTAGGAGAAAATGGTTATGAAAATATCAAAAATGCTATCAGTTTCTAAAAAAGTAAATAATAATAACAATAAACAGCGTCGGTGATTACGCTGTGCATTGTTGTTTTGGAAATTGCCGACGCAGAAAAAACAGCGTCGGTTTTTTTATTTTTATTTTAAAAGACGATATAACGTCTTTAAAAAACACTACAGGAGGGAAAATTATGGCAGAAGTAGAGAAAAAAGATAGAAAAGTGGATTCTGTTGAGTTAGTAAAAATTTATTTGGAAGACGAGACTTACAGTGACGCACTTTTGGTTCAATCTGAAATACTGAGATTATCGAGAGAATTTCTTTCAGAAAAGGGTTTTGTTGAAATTCTTCCGGTGATCGTTTCAACAATCACCGATCCTTTAAATCACGACGTTTTTGATGCTCAAATAGATTATTATGGTAACAAATATTATGTTACTAAATCCATGATTTTGCAAAAGCAAGTTAGCGTTCTGGTTCATGATAAAATATTTTCATTTTCACCAAATTTAAGGTTGGAAACAGCGGAAAAATATTCTTCTGGTAGACACTTGATTGATTTTGTTCAACTGGATATAGAGGCTAAAGAAATGAAAAGAGAAGAGATTATGGATTTGATGGAAGATTTAATAATTTATGTATTAAAAGGTATATTGACGAAATATTCTGGTATAATAGAAAAGTATCACCCAAATTTGAGAGTTCCTACTAAGCCTTTTCAAAAAATAAGTGTAAAAAAAGCAAAAGAACTTTACGGTGATGATTATGAAAAAATTTTATCTGAGCGAGCTGAAGGACCTGTGTGGTTGATAGATATGCCACTTTTAGAGAGAGAGTTTTATGATAAACAAGATATTGATAATCCAGAAGTTTTGTTAGATTTTGATCTAATATATCCTGAAGGTCATGGTGAAGGCATATCTGGTGGTGAAAGAGAGCATGAGTATGAGCAAATAGTTAAAAGAATCAAATTGAAGGGTAATGGTCTAGAAAGCTATGAAGATTATTTGAAATTAGCAAAAGAAGGGTTATTAAAACATTCTGCAGGTTGTGGT
This genomic window from Petrotoga mexicana DSM 14811 contains:
- a CDS encoding asparagine synthetase A produces the protein MAEVEKKDRKVDSVELVKIYLEDETYSDALLVQSEILRLSREFLSEKGFVEILPVIVSTITDPLNHDVFDAQIDYYGNKYYVTKSMILQKQVSVLVHDKIFSFSPNLRLETAEKYSSGRHLIDFVQLDIEAKEMKREEIMDLMEDLIIYVLKGILTKYSGIIEKYHPNLRVPTKPFQKISVKKAKELYGDDYEKILSERAEGPVWLIDMPLLEREFYDKQDIDNPEVLLDFDLIYPEGHGEGISGGEREHEYEQIVKRIKLKGNGLESYEDYLKLAKEGLLKHSAGCGIGIERFTKYILDLDHVEKTRLFAKAPGKYTI